One Thermoanaerobacter pseudethanolicus ATCC 33223 DNA window includes the following coding sequences:
- a CDS encoding SDR family oxidoreductase, producing the protein MDFNDKVVIVTGGGQGIGRCIAQTFAEKGAKVVIADIDDEAGIENEKYIKSKGGDCLFVHTDVSLEEDVRNLVDKTIKTYGKIDILINNAGIGSGGTIYTRPMEEWDRVINVNLRGTYMCSKYVAPHMRDNGGGVIINIASTRAFMSEPHTEPYSASKGGIIALTHSLAISLSYDKIRVNSISPGWIEVSEWKKSREAKKPQLTEEDHLQHPAGRVGKPEDVANACLFLCSEEASFITGANLIVDGGMTVKMIYV; encoded by the coding sequence ATGGATTTTAATGACAAAGTAGTGATAGTTACAGGTGGAGGACAAGGAATAGGCCGGTGTATTGCGCAAACTTTTGCTGAAAAAGGAGCAAAAGTAGTTATAGCCGATATTGACGATGAGGCTGGCATAGAAAATGAAAAATATATAAAATCTAAAGGTGGAGATTGTCTTTTTGTACATACAGATGTTTCTTTAGAGGAAGATGTTAGGAATTTGGTAGATAAGACGATAAAAACCTATGGTAAGATCGATATTTTGATAAACAATGCAGGTATTGGGTCAGGAGGGACGATTTACACAAGGCCCATGGAGGAATGGGATAGAGTCATAAATGTGAATTTAAGAGGAACATATATGTGTTCAAAATATGTTGCTCCTCACATGAGAGACAATGGCGGAGGAGTCATAATAAATATAGCGTCTACAAGGGCATTTATGTCAGAACCTCATACAGAACCTTATTCTGCTTCAAAAGGTGGTATTATAGCTTTAACTCACTCTCTTGCAATAAGTTTAAGTTATGATAAAATAAGGGTGAATTCTATAAGTCCCGGATGGATAGAAGTGTCTGAATGGAAGAAAAGTAGAGAAGCTAAAAAGCCCCAATTGACAGAAGAGGACCATTTGCAACATCCTGCAGGACGGGTGGGTAAACCAGAGGACGTAGCAAATGCATGTTTATTTTTGTGTTCGGAAGAAGCTTCTTTTATTACAGGAGCGAATCTCATTGTGGATGGCGGAATGACAGTTAAAATGATATATGTTTGA
- a CDS encoding beta-galactosidase trimerization domain-containing protein has protein sequence MAKFADEFIIGANYWPRNHGIEMWKEWNYDEIKSEFIEAKSLGINVMRINLFWEDFQPKPDVISEEAVKKFDELIKICHEVDMKIAPTFFVGHMSGENWDVPWREGRNIYSDSFMLRYQIKLVRFFAERYKDESAILFWDLSNEPDNYVKAESRHDAWLWNYVLSNEIKKYDKNHPVTLGIHQASLLTDNNFYPEDMQEGNDFLCMHAYPIYTDTCIDPVNSIRSTYMAPFASKLTQAMGGKEVLLEEFGATTLMMSEDIEGDYYKVVLYSLLANESIGAIAWCFGDFSVGERLPYNSTPFETQFGITAVDGRVKKAGLEIKAYSEFMNRIEYKDLKHKKCDAAIIIPDKYYSALFVGNDYTPERNFRILLNSFILAKEAGIDVELARADGDFSKYKMLILPSAYRKGHLNYDQWVKIMDFVKNGGTLYVSYDGISLEGFDEVFGVKTQYSMVPKNETVSMHCEELGIDLNYKALKFNKRLIAKPTTGRVIANDDENNPAIVVNKYGEGNAILVTYPIELYLSYMPDVYKTDRSYLIYKYAKELSGIEYNVKVESPYIEVKEFDYGGKTLVLFINHEDIDIHTKIRISRKTKNNEKIQDLISGRQINLENFTIEANGVVAILLEKGL, from the coding sequence ATGGCAAAATTTGCAGATGAATTTATAATAGGAGCTAATTATTGGCCAAGAAATCACGGCATTGAAATGTGGAAAGAGTGGAATTATGATGAGATAAAAAGTGAATTTATTGAGGCGAAAAGCTTAGGCATTAATGTAATGAGAATAAATCTTTTTTGGGAGGATTTCCAGCCAAAGCCTGATGTAATATCAGAGGAAGCGGTGAAAAAGTTTGACGAGCTTATTAAGATATGTCATGAAGTCGATATGAAAATCGCGCCTACTTTTTTTGTGGGGCATATGAGCGGTGAGAACTGGGATGTGCCGTGGAGAGAAGGTAGGAATATATACAGTGATTCATTTATGTTGAGGTATCAAATTAAATTGGTACGCTTTTTTGCTGAGAGGTACAAAGATGAATCTGCTATTTTGTTTTGGGACCTTTCAAATGAGCCAGATAATTATGTAAAAGCAGAGTCAAGACATGATGCTTGGCTGTGGAACTATGTCTTATCAAATGAGATAAAAAAATACGACAAAAATCATCCCGTAACGCTTGGAATACACCAGGCATCTCTTCTTACTGATAATAATTTTTATCCTGAAGACATGCAAGAAGGCAACGATTTTCTATGTATGCACGCATATCCAATTTATACAGATACATGTATAGACCCTGTAAATTCTATAAGAAGCACTTATATGGCACCTTTTGCTTCTAAACTCACCCAAGCTATGGGTGGCAAAGAAGTGCTACTGGAGGAATTTGGTGCAACTACACTTATGATGAGTGAAGATATAGAGGGAGATTATTACAAGGTGGTTCTGTATAGCCTTCTTGCGAATGAATCGATAGGTGCAATAGCCTGGTGCTTTGGAGATTTTTCTGTTGGCGAAAGGCTTCCCTATAATTCTACCCCCTTTGAAACGCAATTTGGTATAACAGCAGTTGATGGAAGAGTTAAAAAAGCAGGACTTGAAATAAAAGCTTATTCTGAATTTATGAATAGAATTGAGTATAAGGACTTAAAACACAAAAAGTGCGATGCCGCGATAATCATTCCGGATAAGTATTATAGTGCTTTATTTGTAGGTAACGATTATACTCCAGAGAGAAATTTTAGGATTCTTTTAAATAGTTTTATACTGGCAAAGGAAGCAGGTATAGACGTTGAATTGGCAAGAGCTGATGGAGATTTTAGTAAGTATAAAATGCTTATACTGCCTTCCGCTTATAGAAAAGGGCATTTAAATTATGACCAATGGGTAAAAATTATGGATTTTGTTAAAAATGGTGGCACTTTGTATGTATCATACGATGGAATTTCTTTAGAAGGTTTTGATGAGGTTTTTGGAGTTAAAACGCAATATTCTATGGTGCCCAAAAATGAGACAGTATCAATGCATTGTGAAGAACTTGGAATTGATTTAAATTATAAAGCTCTTAAATTTAATAAAAGACTTATTGCAAAACCGACAACGGGCCGTGTAATTGCAAATGATGATGAGAATAACCCGGCAATAGTTGTGAATAAATATGGCGAAGGGAATGCTATTCTTGTTACGTATCCTATTGAGCTCTATTTAAGTTATATGCCCGATGTATATAAGACTGACAGGTCTTATTTGATTTATAAGTATGCTAAAGAGCTGAGCGGAATAGAATACAACGTAAAAGTAGAATCTCCTTATATTGAAGTAAAAGAGTTTGATTATGGCGGGAAAACCCTTGTGCTCTTTATAAATCATGAAGACATAGATATTCATACTAAAATAAGAATAAGTAGAAAAACAAAAAATAATGAGAAAATACAAGATTTAATTAGCGGAAGACAGATTAATTTAGAAAATTTCACAATAGAGGCTAATGGAGTAGTTGCAATTTTGCTGGAAAAGGGGTTATAA
- a CDS encoding ABC transporter ATP-binding protein, translated as MKQVIKIDHISKIFSRGFFKKQHKLVLSDINLEISQGDRLVIVGESGMGKTTLARIMANLELPSEGEVLWFEKNIQKLREKEKKLLRGKVQYIHQDPYASLHPAKTIYKIIADPLRNAQKINRKEVYEKTKQLLEKVGLTPAEYFFNKYPHHLSGGGRQRLAIARALTTEPQVIIADEPISMIDMSLRAAIIKLFKDLNDLYGIAVILVLHDIGAAKYFTYEKGEIAVLYGGKIVEKGKGREVLTNPVHPYTKVLINSSPIADPEIARNRVVEQLRSYEVPVRTPESKGCPFAHACNYYTEKCLEEDPQLIVIDSSHEVACHVFSK; from the coding sequence ATGAAACAAGTGATAAAAATAGATCATATTAGTAAAATCTTTTCACGAGGGTTTTTTAAAAAACAGCATAAACTTGTTCTCAGTGATATAAATTTAGAAATTTCACAAGGAGATAGATTAGTTATTGTTGGCGAAAGTGGAATGGGCAAAACTACCTTAGCGCGAATTATGGCTAATTTAGAATTGCCTTCTGAAGGTGAAGTTCTTTGGTTTGAAAAAAATATACAGAAACTGAGGGAAAAAGAAAAAAAATTATTAAGAGGTAAAGTACAATATATTCATCAGGACCCTTATGCTTCCTTACATCCGGCTAAAACTATCTATAAAATAATCGCAGACCCTCTTAGAAATGCTCAAAAAATTAATAGGAAAGAGGTATATGAAAAGACAAAACAATTACTGGAAAAAGTAGGTTTAACTCCTGCAGAATATTTTTTCAATAAATATCCTCACCACTTATCAGGAGGAGGACGTCAGAGACTTGCAATTGCAAGGGCTTTAACGACGGAACCTCAAGTGATAATTGCTGATGAACCGATTAGTATGATTGATATGTCATTGAGGGCAGCAATAATTAAACTTTTTAAAGACTTAAATGATTTATACGGTATTGCCGTTATACTTGTTTTGCATGACATTGGAGCAGCAAAATATTTTACCTATGAAAAGGGAGAAATTGCGGTATTGTATGGGGGCAAAATAGTCGAAAAAGGAAAAGGTAGAGAAGTTTTAACTAATCCAGTTCATCCTTATACTAAAGTATTAATAAATTCCAGCCCCATTGCTGACCCTGAAATAGCTAGGAATAGAGTGGTGGAACAATTAAGGTCTTATGAAGTTCCTGTGCGAACACCAGAAAGCAAGGGGTGTCCTTTTGCTCATGCATGTAATTATTATACAGAAAAGTGCTTAGAGGAAGACCCTCAACTCATTGTTATCGATTCAAGTCATGAAGTAGCATGTCATGTTTTTAGTAAATAA
- a CDS encoding beta-L-arabinofuranosidase domain-containing protein translates to MKLATKFQHLFNLTDDTGILQHSLYSIPDLTKGYTTDDNSRALIAASMLYEVYKDEKYLDLLKRYLSFLIYAQNGKGYFRNFMNYNREFIEEVGSEDCFGRTLWALGYLLNTNLSNGYQSVAVTLIKKALPNVANLNSLRGNAYSLIGLSLLYSSDVTEFNKEKIKNLITSISKKIVQKYRENKDGEWKWFENIMTYSNAVLPWALLRSYIITKDEEVLDVAKESMEFLEKVTFRSGYFKPIGCKDWYKKGDEKPAEFDEQPVEACETALMYTEAYKIFQEEKYKEKSLKCYNWFLGENSKNVPLIDEETGGCYDGITKEGVNLNEGAESMISLIITDMVVNHTETVFK, encoded by the coding sequence ATGAAGCTAGCAACTAAGTTTCAGCATCTTTTCAACCTAACAGACGATACAGGCATTTTACAACATTCCCTTTACTCTATTCCTGATTTGACAAAAGGTTACACTACTGATGACAATTCAAGGGCTCTTATTGCTGCTTCAATGCTATATGAAGTTTACAAAGATGAAAAATACCTCGATCTTTTAAAGAGATACCTTTCTTTCTTGATTTATGCCCAAAACGGCAAAGGATATTTTAGAAATTTTATGAACTACAATAGAGAATTTATTGAAGAAGTTGGCTCAGAAGATTGTTTTGGCAGAACTTTATGGGCATTAGGATATTTATTAAATACTAATTTGTCTAATGGTTATCAAAGTGTTGCTGTGACATTAATCAAAAAAGCTTTGCCAAATGTAGCAAATTTAAATTCTCTTCGCGGTAACGCTTATTCGTTAATAGGATTAAGCCTTTTATACAGTTCTGATGTTACTGAATTTAACAAAGAGAAGATAAAAAATTTAATAACTTCTATTTCAAAAAAAATAGTTCAAAAATATAGGGAAAACAAAGATGGAGAGTGGAAATGGTTTGAAAATATAATGACTTACAGCAATGCCGTACTTCCTTGGGCTCTTCTTAGGTCATACATTATTACAAAAGATGAAGAAGTCTTAGATGTTGCAAAAGAAAGCATGGAATTTTTAGAAAAAGTAACTTTTAGAAGTGGGTATTTTAAGCCGATAGGTTGTAAAGATTGGTACAAAAAAGGAGATGAAAAACCTGCAGAATTTGATGAACAACCGGTAGAGGCTTGTGAAACTGCTCTTATGTACACAGAAGCTTATAAAATTTTTCAAGAAGAAAAATACAAAGAAAAGAGTTTGAAATGTTACAATTGGTTTTTAGGAGAAAACTCAAAAAATGTGCCTTTGATAGATGAGGAAACAGGAGGTTGCTACGACGGTATAACTAAAGAGGGAGTAAATTTAAATGAAGGAGCAGAAAGCATGATTTCACTGATTATAACTGACATGGTGGTGAATCACACAGAAACTGTATTTAAGTAG
- a CDS encoding glycoside hydrolase family 130 protein — protein sequence MFRLTRLSNKPILSPIKEHEWEKEAVFNAAVIYEGNKFHLFYRASNNKFVLNTEKPEEKYKFVSSIGYAVSEDGINFERFDKPVLVGEIPQEAWGVEDPRITKIDNKYYMLYTGFGGRDWLDFRICMVWSDDLKNWKGHRIVLDEPNKDAALLSEKINGKYVLFHRRMPDIWIAYSDDLVNWYNHKIIMSPKSHTWESKKIGIAGPPIKREDGWLLIYHGVDNNNVYRLGVALLDLKDPSKVIARQKEPILEPELDWEINGLVPNVVFSCGAVEVNDMYYVYYGAADTHIGVAVIEKEKVKF from the coding sequence ATGTTCAGGCTAACAAGACTTAGTAACAAACCTATATTGTCGCCAATAAAAGAGCATGAATGGGAAAAGGAGGCTGTTTTTAATGCAGCAGTAATTTATGAAGGTAATAAATTTCACTTGTTTTACAGAGCTTCTAATAATAAATTCGTTTTGAATACTGAAAAGCCAGAAGAAAAATATAAATTTGTATCCTCTATTGGATATGCTGTAAGTGAAGATGGTATAAATTTTGAAAGATTTGACAAACCTGTTTTAGTAGGTGAGATTCCGCAAGAAGCTTGGGGAGTAGAGGACCCAAGGATTACAAAAATAGACAATAAGTATTACATGCTCTATACAGGTTTTGGAGGAAGGGACTGGTTGGATTTTAGAATATGTATGGTTTGGTCTGATGATTTAAAAAATTGGAAAGGACACAGAATTGTTCTTGATGAACCCAATAAAGATGCGGCGCTTTTATCCGAAAAAATAAATGGTAAGTATGTGCTTTTCCATAGAAGAATGCCCGATATTTGGATTGCTTATTCTGATGATTTAGTAAATTGGTATAACCATAAGATTATAATGTCCCCTAAATCTCACACATGGGAGTCAAAGAAAATTGGCATAGCAGGACCTCCTATAAAAAGAGAAGATGGATGGCTTTTAATATATCACGGGGTGGATAACAACAATGTGTACAGACTTGGTGTAGCTCTTTTAGACTTAAAGGACCCATCAAAGGTTATTGCGAGACAAAAAGAGCCTATTTTAGAGCCAGAGCTTGATTGGGAAATAAATGGGCTGGTACCTAATGTGGTGTTTAGCTGCGGTGCAGTTGAAGTGAATGACATGTATTATGTGTATTATGGAGCAGCAGATACCCATATAGGTGTAGCAGTCATTGAAAAAGAAAAAGTAAAATTTTAA
- a CDS encoding glycoside hydrolase family 130 protein yields MIKLKRLSDKPVLMPKAENEWERAAVFNTAAIYDNGLFHLIYRATDIGPHAKYGKYISRLGYAVSKDGINFMRLDKPVMSNETEQELRGLEDPRIVKIDGIYYMMYTGFGDRFQDDYRICLATSKNLIDWERKGVVLDEPNKDASLFPEKINGKYVMLHRRYPDIWIAFSDDLKNWYDHKPILKPIPNTWESARVGIGGPPIKTKDGWFLIYHAADDNNVYRLGAVLLDLEDPSKVIARQKEPILEPELGWEKEGYIPNVVFSCGNAVKDDTIYVYYGGADTVIGVAILEMKDIKF; encoded by the coding sequence GTGATAAAATTAAAGAGATTATCAGATAAGCCGGTATTGATGCCAAAAGCAGAAAATGAATGGGAAAGAGCAGCAGTTTTTAACACTGCAGCAATTTATGACAATGGACTGTTTCACTTGATTTACAGAGCTACTGACATTGGACCTCACGCCAAATATGGGAAATATATTTCTCGCTTGGGATATGCAGTTAGCAAAGACGGAATTAATTTTATGAGATTAGACAAACCAGTGATGAGCAATGAGACAGAACAAGAGCTCAGAGGATTAGAAGACCCAAGGATAGTCAAAATTGACGGCATTTATTATATGATGTACACAGGTTTTGGAGACAGATTTCAAGATGACTATAGGATCTGTTTGGCTACCTCCAAAAACCTTATAGATTGGGAGAGAAAAGGAGTAGTTTTAGATGAACCTAATAAAGACGCCTCTTTATTTCCTGAAAAAATTAATGGTAAATATGTGATGTTGCACAGGAGATATCCCGACATTTGGATAGCATTTTCTGATGATTTAAAAAATTGGTACGACCATAAACCAATACTAAAACCTATTCCAAATACATGGGAGAGTGCGAGAGTAGGAATTGGAGGGCCTCCTATTAAGACAAAGGACGGTTGGTTTTTGATATACCATGCAGCTGATGACAATAATGTGTATAGATTGGGAGCAGTCCTTTTAGATTTAGAAGATCCATCAAAGGTTATTGCAAGGCAAAAAGAACCTATCTTAGAGCCAGAACTGGGTTGGGAAAAAGAAGGATACATCCCTAATGTTGTATTTAGTTGTGGTAATGCAGTAAAAGATGATACTATTTACGTTTATTATGGGGGTGCGGATACTGTTATAGGCGTGGCGATATTAGAAATGAAGGATATCAAATTTTAG
- a CDS encoding D-alanine--D-alanine ligase family protein produces MKIGVLWRKFRNVEFQRKLTPDKVYDDAYDEAYHHYMAIKEAGFDSVLIEWKEDPLETYETIKKEKVDLIFNASSMKEVAFLEVFNIPYVGSGLDVVATDKRMRKDIVASHGLPTPKYVIAENPQEIPSVDHLKFPLFVKPISGRGSAGIDEENIIYDKDKLPQVVSKITEKIGQAALIEEFIEGKEVTVGIIGYKHPQVLPLLEVGYNNVKTNTYEHKMFDNEIIKCPIEVPKEVEEKIKETALNIYKVLNAKDFARIDMILSKDNVPYFLELNTFAGLTMSSSKGEKHVHHGYMGYMAKAAGLTRGEFIGKIIESAIERYKLK; encoded by the coding sequence ATGAAAATTGGTGTGCTTTGGAGGAAATTCAGGAATGTCGAATTTCAGAGGAAATTGACGCCAGACAAAGTATATGACGATGCCTATGATGAAGCATACCATCATTATATGGCCATAAAAGAAGCTGGATTTGATTCAGTCCTCATAGAATGGAAGGAAGATCCATTAGAAACTTATGAAACTATAAAAAAAGAAAAGGTGGATTTAATTTTTAATGCCTCGAGTATGAAAGAAGTAGCATTTTTAGAAGTATTCAACATACCATATGTTGGATCTGGTTTGGACGTAGTAGCAACTGATAAGAGAATGAGGAAGGACATTGTGGCTTCTCACGGTTTGCCTACGCCTAAATATGTAATTGCAGAAAATCCTCAAGAAATTCCTTCTGTAGACCATCTTAAATTTCCTCTATTTGTAAAACCTATAAGTGGAAGAGGAAGTGCAGGTATAGATGAAGAAAATATAATTTATGATAAGGATAAACTTCCACAAGTTGTAAGCAAAATAACAGAAAAAATAGGACAAGCAGCGCTAATCGAAGAATTCATCGAAGGAAAAGAAGTGACCGTTGGAATAATCGGATATAAACACCCACAAGTATTGCCTTTATTGGAAGTAGGATATAATAACGTTAAAACTAATACTTATGAACACAAAATGTTTGACAACGAGATAATAAAATGCCCTATAGAAGTACCAAAAGAAGTGGAAGAAAAGATTAAAGAGACGGCTTTGAATATTTATAAGGTTTTAAATGCCAAGGATTTTGCTAGAATTGATATGATTCTAAGCAAAGATAATGTTCCTTATTTCTTAGAATTGAATACCTTTGCGGGACTTACAATGTCAAGTAGCAAAGGAGAAAAACATGTTCACCACGGATACATGGGTTATATGGCAAAAGCGGCAGGTTTAACAAGAGGAGAATTTATTGGGAAGATTATAGAAAGTGCTATAGAAAGGTATAAATTGAAGTAA
- a CDS encoding nucleotidyltransferase family protein translates to MKALLLAGGLGTRLRPLTDDLPKPMVPIMGRPLLGRIILNLKKSGVDEIVISTYYKSQYIEDYFKQKEDLGVKIHFITEESPLGTGGAIKNAEKFFDDTFLILNSDIVSDIDYADLIKYHKRRRAQVTIASIEVRDTSQYGVIEFDEKGFITAFKEKPKPGESNSKYINAGVYVFEPEVLKEIPENTVISVERETYPKLLEKGYRMAIYKFNGYWIDIGTIDKYKKVHEDILKGKSRFVSTTSSRGIILGDNVKIHPTARVIGPAYIGNNTEIDAYATVGPYTVIGNNCRIGQESKVSQSVLWDNVKVRRFARLDNAVVTSECIVEVNMEIKNTVFTPNRLASTTMTT, encoded by the coding sequence ATGAAGGCATTGCTATTGGCAGGAGGTTTGGGAACAAGGCTAAGACCTCTTACAGATGACCTGCCAAAACCAATGGTTCCTATCATGGGAAGACCTCTTTTAGGAAGGATTATTTTAAACCTTAAAAAAAGTGGAGTAGATGAAATTGTAATAAGTACTTATTATAAGTCTCAGTACATTGAAGACTACTTCAAACAAAAAGAGGACTTAGGTGTAAAAATACACTTCATTACAGAAGAGTCCCCTTTAGGGACTGGTGGAGCAATAAAAAACGCCGAAAAATTTTTTGATGATACTTTCCTCATTTTAAACTCTGATATTGTCAGTGATATTGACTATGCAGATTTGATAAAATACCACAAGAGAAGAAGAGCTCAAGTAACTATTGCATCTATTGAAGTAAGAGATACTTCTCAGTACGGAGTTATAGAATTTGATGAAAAAGGCTTTATAACTGCTTTCAAAGAAAAGCCCAAACCAGGCGAGAGCAATTCTAAATATATTAACGCAGGAGTATATGTATTTGAACCTGAGGTGCTAAAAGAAATTCCTGAAAATACAGTGATATCTGTAGAAAGAGAGACATATCCCAAACTTTTGGAAAAAGGGTATAGAATGGCTATTTATAAATTTAACGGCTACTGGATAGATATAGGTACAATAGACAAATACAAAAAAGTTCATGAGGACATTTTAAAAGGAAAATCAAGATTTGTAAGTACTACTTCCTCAAGAGGCATAATTTTAGGAGACAATGTTAAAATTCATCCTACCGCAAGAGTGATAGGACCTGCTTATATTGGAAATAATACTGAAATTGATGCCTATGCTACAGTTGGTCCGTATACAGTAATTGGGAATAACTGTCGAATAGGTCAAGAGAGCAAAGTATCCCAAAGTGTATTGTGGGATAATGTAAAAGTCCGCAGGTTTGCAAGATTAGACAATGCAGTTGTAACTTCAGAATGTATAGTAGAGGTGAATATGGAAATTAAAAATACAGTGTTTACACCTAATAGATTAGCAAGTACTACAATGACAACTTAA
- a CDS encoding ABC transporter ATP-binding protein — MNPIIKVENLKAVYLVREGTIKAADGISFEVPENSVTAIVGESASGKSTIIEAMTKTLPPNGRILSGKVLYNGKDILTLSNEELRKIKWKEIALVPQAAQQSLNPTMKIIDHFKDTVEAHRVNWSHNELIKKASEKLKMVRLNPEVVLYAYPLQLSGGMKQRVLIALALLMEPKVLILDEPTSALDVLTQAHIIQLLKELKKMLNITLIFVTHDIAVAAELADNVAVIYGGNLIEYNSTFQIFKNPLHPYTNGLINSIMAVNADMSKVKPIPGDPPSLLNPPSGCRFHPRCEHAMEICKKEKPQLIETENGAQVACYLYKEGGR, encoded by the coding sequence TTGAATCCAATAATAAAAGTAGAAAATTTAAAAGCAGTATATCTTGTGAGAGAAGGTACGATTAAAGCAGCAGACGGTATTTCTTTTGAGGTTCCAGAAAATTCAGTTACAGCTATTGTAGGGGAGAGTGCTTCTGGTAAGAGTACAATTATAGAAGCCATGACGAAGACACTACCTCCAAATGGAAGAATTTTATCAGGAAAAGTTTTATACAATGGAAAAGACATATTGACTCTAAGTAATGAAGAGTTAAGAAAAATAAAATGGAAAGAAATTGCGTTAGTACCTCAGGCAGCTCAGCAATCTTTAAATCCTACAATGAAGATAATTGACCATTTTAAAGACACAGTAGAAGCTCATAGGGTAAATTGGAGTCACAATGAGTTAATTAAAAAAGCTTCAGAAAAATTAAAAATGGTAAGATTAAATCCAGAGGTGGTTTTATACGCTTATCCTTTGCAACTTTCAGGAGGAATGAAACAAAGAGTTTTAATTGCTTTAGCGCTTTTAATGGAACCTAAAGTTTTAATATTAGATGAGCCTACTTCTGCATTAGATGTTCTTACACAAGCCCATATTATTCAACTTTTAAAAGAATTAAAGAAAATGCTAAATATTACTCTTATTTTTGTTACCCACGACATAGCAGTAGCAGCCGAATTAGCGGATAATGTTGCAGTTATTTATGGTGGAAATCTGATAGAATATAATTCAACATTTCAAATTTTCAAAAATCCATTACATCCCTATACAAATGGATTGATAAATTCTATTATGGCAGTAAATGCAGATATGTCAAAAGTTAAGCCGATTCCGGGAGACCCTCCAAGTTTATTGAATCCTCCTTCTGGATGTAGATTTCATCCAAGATGTGAGCATGCGATGGAGATATGCAAGAAGGAAAAGCCGCAATTAATTGAGACAGAAAACGGAGCACAAGTAGCATGTTACTTGTATAAGGAAGGAGGAAGGTGA
- a CDS encoding glycosyltransferase family 4 protein has translation MMSVLGRNVAFLSTYPPRECGIATFTQDLVNEIKKIKLINFAGVIAINDNKTYEYDSDVKYQLQQFVREDYVRLAHELNESDIDLLIIEHEYGIFGGESGEYLLDLVDNLNIPFVLTVHTVLSNPNEKQLMILRELGEKSVKVVTMAKNTIPLLEKIYHIPSCKITVIPHGVPNFPVLPKETLKERYGFKGRRIISTFGLINPGKGIEYGIEAISMVAKKYKDVLYLILGQTHPNIKREFGEEYREKLQKLVHDLGVEDNVKFVDKYLRKKEILEYLKMSDIYMTPYLNKEQAVSGTLAYAAGLGKVIISTPYMYAEEILGEGRGLLANFRDAKSLAKHIEYIFENPEKRLQIEAEIKKLGNTMMWNNVAYRYVIMILSVLDIKSREEVVI, from the coding sequence ATGATGAGCGTATTGGGGAGAAATGTAGCATTTTTGAGTACTTATCCACCAAGAGAATGTGGCATTGCTACTTTTACTCAAGATTTAGTTAATGAAATAAAAAAGATAAAACTTATTAATTTTGCAGGAGTAATTGCAATAAATGATAATAAAACTTATGAATATGACAGCGATGTTAAATATCAGTTACAACAATTTGTAAGAGAAGATTATGTAAGATTAGCCCATGAATTAAATGAATCTGACATAGATTTGCTCATTATAGAGCATGAATACGGAATATTTGGAGGAGAAAGTGGAGAATACTTATTAGATTTGGTAGACAATTTAAATATACCCTTTGTTTTGACAGTCCACACAGTATTATCAAATCCAAATGAAAAACAACTTATGATACTTAGAGAATTAGGGGAAAAAAGCGTTAAAGTAGTTACAATGGCTAAAAATACTATACCACTTCTTGAAAAGATATATCACATACCCTCCTGTAAAATCACAGTGATTCCTCATGGAGTTCCCAATTTTCCAGTATTACCTAAGGAAACATTGAAAGAAAGATATGGCTTTAAAGGGAGAAGAATAATAAGCACTTTTGGTCTTATAAATCCTGGTAAAGGAATAGAGTACGGTATAGAAGCAATAAGTATGGTAGCAAAAAAATACAAAGATGTATTATACCTAATTTTAGGGCAAACCCATCCAAACATAAAGAGAGAATTTGGGGAAGAGTATAGGGAGAAACTTCAAAAACTAGTCCATGACCTTGGAGTAGAAGACAATGTAAAATTTGTGGATAAATATCTTAGGAAGAAAGAGATTTTGGAGTATTTGAAGATGTCAGATATATATATGACTCCATACTTAAACAAAGAACAAGCTGTAAGCGGTACTTTAGCATATGCAGCAGGTTTAGGGAAAGTGATTATTTCCACTCCTTATATGTACGCTGAAGAAATTTTAGGAGAAGGAAGAGGATTGCTTGCTAATTTCCGTGATGCAAAGTCTTTAGCTAAACATATTGAGTATATATTTGAAAACCCTGAGAAAAGGCTGCAGATAGAGGCAGAAATTAAAAAATTAGGGAATACAATGATGTGGAATAACGTTGCTTACAGATATGTCATAATGATTTTGTCTGTATTGGACATTAAATCAAGGGAGGAAGTTGTGATATAG